A single window of Paenibacillus sp. SYP-B4298 DNA harbors:
- the ytvI gene encoding sporulation integral membrane protein YtvI yields MSVRAMVTAGVGLALLYLLFTAGAPFLLALVVAIFLEPLVQLLMHSLHLKRAAAATITSTLFTLLLLGLIVLLGVKVIAELIDFWNKVPHYIGTANMVMQDTIAGMELYYTRLTPDTQSQLQSWLSTFSNSISSLVTGISASFVSFAKGIPGLFIFFTVFIVAVYLLGYSLHTLKIAFLSFFELKSRQQVNEVLDSLRRSIFGFLRSQLILSMLTYIMTLIGLLFLDLKYPLAIALLIVFVDLLPILGTGAVLIPWAAYLLGTGDSYTGVGLLLLFLLITIFRRVVEPKILGDAVGISALSALVSLYVGFKLAGVIGVFIGPMVVIIFTAAREAGLLQTKIKL; encoded by the coding sequence ATGTCGGTTCGGGCAATGGTAACTGCAGGCGTAGGCTTGGCGCTGCTGTACCTGCTGTTTACAGCGGGAGCGCCCTTCCTGCTGGCCTTGGTCGTCGCCATTTTCTTGGAGCCGCTCGTACAACTGCTCATGCACTCTCTACATCTCAAGCGAGCGGCAGCCGCGACCATTACAAGCACGCTGTTCACGCTCCTGCTGCTCGGCTTGATCGTGCTGCTGGGCGTCAAGGTCATTGCAGAGCTGATCGACTTTTGGAACAAGGTTCCGCATTATATAGGTACAGCTAATATGGTGATGCAGGATACGATAGCCGGTATGGAGCTGTATTATACCCGGCTTACCCCAGACACCCAGTCGCAGTTGCAAAGCTGGCTCTCTACCTTCTCCAACTCCATCTCATCTCTTGTAACAGGCATCTCTGCCTCCTTCGTCTCATTCGCGAAGGGGATTCCCGGCTTATTCATTTTCTTCACGGTGTTTATAGTCGCCGTCTATCTGCTTGGATACAGTCTGCATACTCTGAAAATCGCCTTTCTCTCCTTCTTCGAGCTCAAATCCAGGCAGCAGGTGAATGAAGTTCTGGACAGCCTGCGCCGATCGATCTTCGGCTTCCTCCGTTCCCAGCTTATTCTCAGTATGCTAACTTACATTATGACATTAATCGGGCTGTTGTTTCTGGATCTGAAATACCCGCTCGCGATTGCGCTGCTGATCGTATTTGTCGATCTGCTGCCGATACTAGGGACGGGAGCTGTGCTGATCCCATGGGCTGCTTACCTGCTGGGGACGGGCGATAGCTACACCGGAGTCGGATTGCTGCTGCTGTTCCTGCTCATTACGATCTTTCGGCGTGTCGTGGAGCCGAAGATATTGGGCGATGCCGTCGGGATCAGTGCATTGTCAGCCTTGGTCAGCCTGTACGTTGGCTTTAAGCTGGCAGGAGTGATCGGTGTCTTCATTGGTCCAATGGTCGTCATCATCTTCACGGCAGCGCGTGAGGCAGGGCTGCTGCAGACGAAAATCAAGCTGTAA
- the nagZ gene encoding beta-N-acetylhexosaminidase → MSKKLSLCLLIAAMAFVLLSCSTGQQPAPEPQAPPADIGQQPAPSTQAPTDPIVEQLGEMSLEDKLGQLMIVGLEGTSMQEDARAMVKEHKIGGFILYKNNIASASATVKLLDELKTANLGNPAPLWLSVDQEGGKVSRMPQEFISLPSAREVAARADLDYAYGIGEALGAQIGSLGFNMNFAPVLDIDSNPDNPVIGDRAYGSTPDSVIETGIAVMEGLQSQDVAAVVKHFPGHGDTSVDSHLDLPVVNKSLDELEAFELLPFVEAIQQQADAVMVAHLLIPALDEKLPASLSYAIITGLLRDKLGYDGVVMTDDMTMGGIVKHYNIGEAAVQSILAGSDIVLVGHDTQLQLQVLQALRASAQSGQLSEERIDESVYRVLKLKSRYSLQDEVLRRVDTAAVNKQIQAVLGSTDKGE, encoded by the coding sequence ATGTCCAAAAAACTATCCCTCTGCTTGCTGATCGCAGCCATGGCCTTCGTCCTGCTCAGTTGCAGCACCGGACAACAGCCCGCCCCTGAACCACAAGCTCCCCCTGCAGACATCGGACAACAGCCCGCCCCTTCCACGCAGGCACCGACAGATCCCATCGTGGAGCAGCTAGGGGAAATGAGTCTGGAGGACAAGCTCGGACAACTAATGATCGTCGGACTTGAGGGCACCAGCATGCAGGAGGACGCGCGTGCGATGGTCAAGGAGCATAAGATTGGCGGGTTTATTCTATATAAAAATAATATCGCATCCGCCTCTGCGACTGTGAAGCTGCTGGATGAGCTGAAAACCGCCAACCTCGGCAATCCCGCCCCGCTCTGGCTCAGTGTCGATCAGGAAGGCGGCAAGGTAAGCCGCATGCCGCAGGAGTTCATCAGCCTGCCATCTGCTCGCGAGGTCGCTGCGCGTGCCGATCTGGATTATGCTTACGGAATTGGAGAAGCGCTCGGTGCCCAGATCGGCTCGCTCGGCTTCAACATGAACTTTGCCCCCGTACTGGATATTGACAGCAACCCGGATAATCCGGTCATCGGTGACCGTGCCTATGGCAGCACGCCTGACTCTGTCATCGAGACAGGCATCGCCGTCATGGAGGGGCTGCAATCCCAGGACGTGGCCGCGGTGGTGAAGCACTTCCCTGGCCACGGTGACACATCGGTCGATTCGCATCTAGACCTCCCTGTTGTCAACAAATCGCTGGACGAGCTGGAGGCATTCGAGCTGCTTCCCTTCGTCGAAGCCATACAGCAGCAAGCGGATGCGGTCATGGTGGCCCATCTGCTCATCCCGGCACTGGACGAGAAGCTGCCTGCCTCCCTGTCTTATGCCATCATCACTGGATTGCTGCGAGATAAGCTAGGCTACGACGGCGTGGTCATGACGGATGATATGACGATGGGCGGCATCGTGAAGCATTACAACATCGGCGAGGCGGCTGTTCAGTCCATCCTGGCAGGCAGTGACATCGTACTGGTCGGGCACGACACGCAGCTTCAGCTTCAGGTGCTTCAGGCACTTCGCGCCAGCGCCCAATCTGGCCAGCTCAGCGAGGAACGGATTGATGAGAGTGTATATCGGGTCTTGAAGCTGAAGTCCAGGTATAGCCTGCAGGACGAGGTGCTAAGACGAGTCGACACGGCTGCTGTTAACAAGCAGATTCAGGCTGTGCTAGGCTCCACAGATAAGGGAGAGTAG
- a CDS encoding DUF1796 family putative cysteine peptidase codes for MRLQEIKGNYDAIYSLGDLCLASIQLKRHQLRTFSGVLDWMGSLELASVNRLLLNRFAGFMEPQHLRVIGYAGTTHVCVSDDAYNIVSNHDFEIGPNSLYYLGTYPAVKEKFDRRIRRFLEKAKTCNRMLFVRTEGSLEEAAELERVLSGLVVHDFRVLLINHAPVSGMVELDWPLEKVCALQFPNVEKWEGNNHLWQQVLSGISLN; via the coding sequence ATGAGACTGCAAGAGATTAAGGGGAACTATGATGCGATCTATAGCCTGGGTGATCTGTGTCTGGCTTCCATTCAGTTGAAGCGCCATCAGTTGCGAACCTTCTCCGGCGTGCTCGACTGGATGGGCTCGCTGGAGCTGGCCAGTGTCAATCGTCTGCTGCTGAACCGATTTGCGGGCTTTATGGAGCCACAACATTTGCGGGTCATCGGTTACGCGGGAACGACGCATGTGTGTGTATCCGACGATGCCTACAACATCGTCTCGAACCACGACTTTGAGATCGGGCCGAACTCGCTGTATTATTTGGGCACTTATCCGGCCGTCAAGGAGAAATTTGACCGTCGTATTCGCCGGTTTTTGGAGAAAGCCAAGACGTGTAACCGCATGCTATTTGTCCGTACAGAGGGCAGCCTGGAGGAGGCGGCAGAGCTGGAGCGGGTGCTGTCCGGCCTGGTTGTGCATGATTTTCGTGTTCTACTGATTAATCATGCCCCCGTGAGCGGAATGGTGGAATTGGATTGGCCGCTCGAGAAGGTGTGCGCCCTGCAGTTTCCTAATGTGGAGAAATGGGAGGGCAACAACCATCTGTGGCAGCAGGTGCTATCTGGCATCTCTCTCAACTAA
- a CDS encoding NAD-dependent epimerase/dehydratase family protein, translated as MKAIVTGGAGFIGSHLAAALLQKGWKVVVLDNLITGKQDAVPGDAQLVQLDIRSEEAKELVVATKADVVFHLAAQTDVQHSLQQPHHDAVVNIGGTVRLLEGCREAGSKLVFASTSAVYGNLERPLLTEQDPVYPISYYGLSKLAAELYIQLFHRLYGVPFTILRFSNVYGPGQTAKGEGGVVAVFLERLAAGRPVTIHGDGGQTRDFIYVGDVVSALVSAASRGEGELLHVSSAIGSSVNYLAELIGDIHGVPLAHTHAPARLGDIRHSRLDNRRACDVLGWQPIVDLRAGLGAAYASVFYQR; from the coding sequence ATGAAAGCAATCGTAACAGGAGGCGCTGGATTCATCGGCTCTCATCTTGCTGCTGCGCTGCTGCAGAAGGGCTGGAAGGTTGTCGTACTGGACAATTTGATCACCGGCAAGCAAGACGCAGTGCCTGGGGATGCACAGCTCGTACAATTAGACATTCGCAGTGAGGAAGCCAAGGAGCTGGTCGTTGCGACTAAGGCCGACGTCGTCTTTCATCTTGCGGCCCAGACCGATGTTCAGCATTCGCTACAGCAGCCCCATCACGATGCTGTGGTGAATATTGGCGGCACTGTACGGTTGCTCGAAGGCTGCCGGGAGGCAGGGAGCAAGCTGGTCTTCGCTTCGACCTCAGCAGTCTATGGCAATCTGGAGCGGCCGCTGCTGACAGAGCAAGACCCTGTATATCCAATCTCGTATTATGGCCTATCCAAGCTGGCCGCTGAGCTGTACATTCAGTTGTTTCATCGGCTATACGGTGTTCCGTTCACTATATTGCGCTTCAGTAATGTATACGGCCCTGGCCAGACGGCCAAGGGAGAGGGGGGAGTAGTGGCCGTATTTTTAGAGCGGCTGGCAGCAGGGAGGCCTGTGACGATTCATGGCGATGGCGGCCAAACCCGTGATTTTATATATGTCGGGGATGTTGTGTCGGCATTGGTGTCGGCAGCGTCCAGGGGAGAGGGGGAGCTGCTCCATGTCAGTTCGGCTATCGGCAGCTCTGTGAATTATTTGGCGGAGCTGATCGGGGATATTCATGGGGTGCCTCTGGCACATACGCATGCACCTGCACGCTTGGGGGATATTCGCCATAGCCGTCTGGATAATCGCCGTGCGTGCGATGTACTCGGATGGCAGCCTATAGTGGATCTGCGTGCCGGATTGGGGGCGGCATACGCCTCCGTATTCTATCAGCGCTGA
- a CDS encoding manganese catalase family protein: MWVYDKKLQYPVRVSKCDPRMAKFLMEQYGGADGELAAALRYLNQRYSIPDKVIGLLTDIGTEEFAHLEMIATMVYKLTKDATPLQLEEAGLGAHFANHDSALFYENAAGVPWTAAYIAAKGDPLADLYEDIAAEEKARATYQWLIDMTDDVDLQDGLKFLREREIIHALRFREAVELIKADREQQKVF, encoded by the coding sequence ATGTGGGTGTATGACAAGAAGCTGCAATACCCGGTTCGGGTGAGCAAGTGCGACCCGCGCATGGCCAAGTTTCTGATGGAGCAATATGGCGGCGCCGATGGCGAGCTTGCCGCGGCCCTGCGCTACCTCAATCAGCGCTATTCGATTCCAGATAAGGTCATTGGTTTATTGACAGATATTGGTACCGAAGAATTTGCTCATCTCGAGATGATCGCCACCATGGTCTATAAGCTGACCAAGGACGCCACGCCGCTCCAGTTGGAGGAAGCCGGGCTAGGCGCGCACTTCGCCAATCATGACAGTGCGCTGTTCTACGAGAATGCCGCAGGTGTCCCATGGACAGCCGCCTATATCGCAGCCAAGGGCGATCCACTCGCTGATCTGTATGAGGACATTGCTGCCGAGGAGAAGGCTCGCGCCACGTACCAATGGCTGATCGATATGACCGATGATGTGGATCTGCAGGATGGATTGAAGTTTCTGCGAGAGCGAGAGATTATTCATGCCCTCCGCTTCCGGGAAGCGGTAGAGCTCATCAAAGCCGACCGCGAGCAGCAGAAGGTGTTCTAG
- a CDS encoding spore coat protein CotJB — protein MSEMLDAEYYRRLEELQQLDFVLVELTLYLDTHPNDMQAIQQFNQTAQSRKQLAYNFEMDYGPLLQYGHSYSRYPWQWSQAPWPWQV, from the coding sequence ATGAGCGAGATGCTTGATGCAGAATATTACAGAAGGCTGGAAGAGCTGCAGCAGCTTGATTTTGTGTTAGTGGAGCTCACCCTCTATCTGGACACCCATCCCAACGATATGCAGGCGATTCAGCAATTCAACCAGACCGCCCAGTCACGCAAGCAGTTGGCCTACAACTTCGAGATGGATTATGGCCCGCTGCTGCAATATGGTCACAGTTATTCCCGTTACCCCTGGCAATGGTCGCAGGCTCCCTGGCCTTGGCAGGTGTAA
- a CDS encoding pectate lyase, translated as MKKSLLLLLSSLVLVLGLNIEPVHAAPIVVNSTIVVPAGTTFDGQGKTYVANPNTLGDGSQAENQKPIFRLENNATLKNVYIGAPGADGVHVYGNATVSNVTWLDVGEDALTLKSSGTVNITGGGAFKAYDKVFQINAAGTINIKNFRADDIGKLARQNGGTSFKVNFTLDNSQISNVKDSIFRTDSSSSQAKITNTRYHKVPTLFKGFASGKTSQSGNTQY; from the coding sequence ATGAAAAAATCCCTTCTATTGCTATTATCCAGTCTGGTTTTAGTGCTTGGATTAAATATTGAGCCTGTTCATGCCGCGCCGATTGTTGTGAATTCCACAATCGTTGTACCCGCGGGCACGACATTTGACGGTCAGGGCAAAACCTATGTTGCCAATCCCAACACATTGGGAGATGGGAGCCAGGCGGAGAATCAGAAGCCGATCTTCAGACTGGAGAACAATGCCACGCTCAAAAATGTGTACATTGGCGCTCCTGGAGCTGATGGGGTGCATGTGTACGGCAATGCTACAGTCAGCAACGTAACCTGGCTGGATGTGGGCGAGGATGCACTGACGCTCAAATCTTCAGGAACAGTCAACATCACTGGTGGAGGCGCTTTCAAGGCGTATGATAAGGTCTTTCAGATTAATGCTGCCGGTACAATCAATATCAAGAACTTCCGCGCAGACGATATTGGCAAGCTCGCTCGTCAGAATGGAGGGACAAGCTTCAAGGTCAACTTCACTTTAGATAATTCCCAGATTTCCAACGTCAAGGACTCTATCTTCCGTACAGATAGCAGCTCGAGCCAAGCCAAAATTACAAATACCCGCTATCATAAGGTACCTACTCTATTCAAAGGCTTTGCTTCCGGCAAAACGAGTCAGTCGGGCAACACGCAATACTGA
- a CDS encoding spore coat associated protein CotJA, whose protein sequence is MVNPTTNSQIREYYPFIGPFDPCPPIRVKTYVVPPNQFVTFQPMNLPQFSPAEALRLGTLWPAFYSNYTSKRRGEVMKEGGHEE, encoded by the coding sequence ATGGTTAACCCAACAACGAACAGCCAGATTCGTGAGTACTACCCGTTTATCGGTCCCTTCGATCCCTGCCCGCCGATCCGGGTGAAAACCTATGTCGTGCCGCCGAATCAGTTCGTTACCTTCCAGCCGATGAATCTCCCCCAATTCTCCCCTGCCGAGGCGCTGCGTCTGGGTACGCTATGGCCTGCCTTCTACAGCAACTATACCTCCAAGCGTCGAGGCGAGGTGATGAAGGAAGGAGGGCATGAAGAATGA
- the yfkAB gene encoding radical SAM/CxCxxxxC motif protein YfkAB: MKVLPQNAVHPLLQSPSSDPWDPIHSLRRYGRHQLTSVEMTVSNLCNMRCEHCAVGDTLVYNEPGKLPVEQMLHRLEEIDTLETISITGGEPSFAAQTVRDYIVPILRYAKERGLRSQMNSNLTLDYARYEILLPYLDVMHISFNYRDVHDFWEIGFAKSPHRTPLAAAAKLYERMIDNAQRLSAGGMIVSAESMINYRTHQHIEAIHKLILEMGCQRHEVHPMYPSAFASTLPMLSKAEMRAAIERLLDHRDPNVWMLFGTLPFFACSEDEAERKLLARLRSEPNVTVRNDPDGRNRLNVNLFTGEVFVTDFSDVQAFGNMQHDRLSDIFERWLEHPLARSIDCRCPAAGCCGPNLLVKDMYYQTTDFTTRRAIL, encoded by the coding sequence ATGAAAGTTTTGCCTCAAAATGCGGTACACCCGCTTCTACAATCTCCCTCCAGCGATCCCTGGGACCCGATCCATTCCTTGCGGCGCTATGGCCGGCATCAACTGACCAGCGTAGAGATGACGGTCTCCAATCTGTGCAATATGCGCTGTGAGCACTGCGCGGTAGGAGATACGCTCGTATATAATGAACCCGGCAAGCTGCCTGTGGAGCAGATGCTGCATCGTCTGGAAGAGATTGATACGCTAGAGACGATCTCGATTACCGGCGGAGAGCCCTCCTTTGCGGCTCAGACGGTGAGAGATTATATCGTGCCGATCCTTCGTTATGCCAAGGAGCGCGGGCTGCGCTCGCAGATGAACTCGAACTTGACATTGGATTATGCCCGCTATGAAATTTTGTTGCCATATTTGGACGTGATGCACATATCCTTTAACTATAGGGATGTCCATGATTTCTGGGAGATCGGCTTTGCGAAGTCGCCGCATCGGACGCCGCTTGCCGCAGCAGCCAAGCTGTACGAGCGGATGATCGACAACGCGCAGCGTCTGAGTGCGGGCGGGATGATCGTCTCGGCGGAATCGATGATTAACTACCGTACACATCAGCATATTGAGGCGATTCATAAGCTGATTCTGGAGATGGGCTGCCAGCGGCATGAGGTGCATCCGATGTATCCCAGCGCATTTGCCTCCACGCTGCCGATGCTGTCCAAGGCAGAGATGAGGGCGGCCATCGAGCGGCTGCTCGATCATCGCGACCCGAACGTGTGGATGCTCTTCGGAACGTTGCCGTTCTTCGCTTGCAGCGAGGATGAAGCGGAGCGCAAGCTGCTGGCACGGCTGCGCAGCGAGCCTAATGTGACCGTGCGCAACGACCCAGATGGACGCAATCGTCTCAATGTCAATCTGTTCACCGGCGAGGTGTTCGTAACGGACTTCTCCGATGTGCAAGCCTTTGGCAATATGCAGCATGATCGGCTGAGCGACATCTTCGAGCGCTGGCTGGAGCATCCTCTGGCCAGAAGCATTGATTGCCGCTGCCCGGCTGCGGGCTGCTGTGGGCCGAATCTGCTGGTGAAGGATATGTATTACCAGACTACCGATTTTACGACGCGCCGCGCTATTTTGTAG